The Anabas testudineus chromosome 11, fAnaTes1.2, whole genome shotgun sequence genome has a segment encoding these proteins:
- the ubp1 gene encoding upstream-binding protein 1 isoform X2, whose amino-acid sequence MAWVLKMDDATIESGLVHDFDASLSGIGQELGAGAYSMSDVLALPIFKQEDSSLPPENETKNPPFQYVLCAATSPAVKLHDETLTYLNQGQSYEVRMLDNRKPGELPELNNKMVKSIVRVVFHDRRLQYTEHQQLEGWKWNRPGDRLLDIDIPMSVGIVEPKTHPSQLNAAEFLWDMNKRTSVFVQVHCISTEFTPRKHGGEKGVPFRIQIDTFALGDGGEYTEHLHSASCQIKVFKPKGADRKQKTDREKMEKRTAQEKEKYQPSYDTTILSETRLEPIIEDAGDHELKKSSKRTLPADCGDSLAKRGSCSPWPDNAYVSTNQAATPSFASTPLSTYTTSSVPDSDSSSPNHQADSGSHGNSEQLSPAATIQETQKWLLKNRFNSYTRLFSNFSGSDLLKLTRDDLVQICGPADGIRLFNALKSRSVRPRLTLYVCQESPQESPLAERHGTSENGEHSISSSLHVYHALYLEELTAAELIRKMACVCSLPLGKINQVYRQGPTGIHILLSDQMVYNLPDESSYLISTVKDELGEGLHLILK is encoded by the exons TGATGTGCTGGCTCTGCCAATCTTTAAGCAGGAGGACTCCAGCCTTCCCCCTGAAAATGAGACCAAAAACCCCCCATTCCAGTATGTGCTGTGTGCTGCCACCTCACCTGCTGTCAAGCTGCATGACGAGACGCTCACATACCTGAACCAAG gccaGTCTTACGAGGTGCGTATGTTGGACAACAGGAAGCCAGGGGAGTTACCAGAACTCAACAACAAGATGGTGAAG agcaTAGTGCGAGTGGTGTTCCATGACCGCCGGCTGCAGTACACAGAGCACCAGCAGCTGGAGGGCTGGAAGTGGAATCGTCCTGGCGACCGTCTCCTTGACATCG ATATCCCCATGTCAGTGGGTATTGTGGAGCCGAAAACTCACCCCTCCCAGCTCAATGCTGCAGAGTTCCTCTGGGACATGAACAAAAGaacttctgtttttgtgcag GTGCACTGTATCAGCACAGAGTTCACTCCCAGGAAGCATGGTGGAGAGAAGGGCGTCCCCTTCAGGATCCAGATCGACACGTTCGCCCTGGGAGACGGTGGAGAGTACACAGAGCACCTCCACTCTGCTTCCTGCCAAATCAAAGTCTTTAAG CCAAAGGGAGCAGACCGtaaacaaaagacagacagggagaagatggagaaacGCACAGCTCAAGAGAAGGAAAAGTACCAGCCTTCTTATGATACCACTATCTTGTCAGAG acgAGGCTTGAACCCATCATAGAGGATGCAGGCGACCACGAGCTGAAAAAGTCCAGCAAGAGGACACTTCCCGCTGACTGTGGTGACTCCTTGGCCAAGAGAGGCAGT TGCTCCCCATGGCCAGACAACGCCTATGTCAGCACCAACCAGGCAGCTACTCCCTCCTTTGCCTCTACGCCACTGTCCACATACACGACCTCCTCAGTACCAGACAG TGACTCGTCCTCTCCCAATCACCAGGCAGATTCTGGGAGCCATGGCAATTCGGAG CAGCTGAGCCCTGCTGCGACAATACAAGAGACACAGAAGTGGCTACTGAAAAATCGCTTTAACTCCTACACGAGGCTCTTCTCTAACTTCTCAG GTTCTGATTTGTTAAAGCTAACCCGGGACGATCTGGTCCAGATTTGTGGTCCAGCAGATGGGATCAGACTCTTCAATGCCCTTAAATCCAG gtcaGTGCGTCCCAGGTTGACACTTTATGTCTGTCAGGAGTCACCTCAGGAGAGCCCCCTGGCGGAGAGACACGGCACCAGTGAAAATGGAGAACACAGCATCTCTTCTAGTTTACACG TGTATCATGCTCTGTACCTAGAGGAACTGACAGCTGCAGAACTGATCCGCAAGATggcgtgtgtgtgcagccttCCACTGGGAAAAATCAACCAGGTGTACAGACAGGGTCCGACAGGCATACACATCCTACTTAGTGACCAG ATGGTTTACAACTTGCCGGACGAGAGTTCCTATTTGATCAGCACTGTCAAAG ATGAATTGGGCGAAGGACTCCATCTAATCCTGAAGTAG
- the ubp1 gene encoding upstream-binding protein 1 isoform X1: MAWVLKMDDATIESGLVHDFDASLSGIGQELGAGAYSMSDVLALPIFKQEDSSLPPENETKNPPFQYVLCAATSPAVKLHDETLTYLNQGQSYEVRMLDNRKPGELPELNNKMVKSIVRVVFHDRRLQYTEHQQLEGWKWNRPGDRLLDIDIPMSVGIVEPKTHPSQLNAAEFLWDMNKRTSVFVQVHCISTEFTPRKHGGEKGVPFRIQIDTFALGDGGEYTEHLHSASCQIKVFKPKGADRKQKTDREKMEKRTAQEKEKYQPSYDTTILSETRLEPIIEDAGDHELKKSSKRTLPADCGDSLAKRGSCSPWPDNAYVSTNQAATPSFASTPLSTYTTSSVPDSDSSSPNHQADSGSHGNSEVSLLPTHQEKVQSLQLSPAATIQETQKWLLKNRFNSYTRLFSNFSGSDLLKLTRDDLVQICGPADGIRLFNALKSRSVRPRLTLYVCQESPQESPLAERHGTSENGEHSISSSLHVYHALYLEELTAAELIRKMACVCSLPLGKINQVYRQGPTGIHILLSDQMVYNLPDESSYLISTVKDELGEGLHLILK; the protein is encoded by the exons TGATGTGCTGGCTCTGCCAATCTTTAAGCAGGAGGACTCCAGCCTTCCCCCTGAAAATGAGACCAAAAACCCCCCATTCCAGTATGTGCTGTGTGCTGCCACCTCACCTGCTGTCAAGCTGCATGACGAGACGCTCACATACCTGAACCAAG gccaGTCTTACGAGGTGCGTATGTTGGACAACAGGAAGCCAGGGGAGTTACCAGAACTCAACAACAAGATGGTGAAG agcaTAGTGCGAGTGGTGTTCCATGACCGCCGGCTGCAGTACACAGAGCACCAGCAGCTGGAGGGCTGGAAGTGGAATCGTCCTGGCGACCGTCTCCTTGACATCG ATATCCCCATGTCAGTGGGTATTGTGGAGCCGAAAACTCACCCCTCCCAGCTCAATGCTGCAGAGTTCCTCTGGGACATGAACAAAAGaacttctgtttttgtgcag GTGCACTGTATCAGCACAGAGTTCACTCCCAGGAAGCATGGTGGAGAGAAGGGCGTCCCCTTCAGGATCCAGATCGACACGTTCGCCCTGGGAGACGGTGGAGAGTACACAGAGCACCTCCACTCTGCTTCCTGCCAAATCAAAGTCTTTAAG CCAAAGGGAGCAGACCGtaaacaaaagacagacagggagaagatggagaaacGCACAGCTCAAGAGAAGGAAAAGTACCAGCCTTCTTATGATACCACTATCTTGTCAGAG acgAGGCTTGAACCCATCATAGAGGATGCAGGCGACCACGAGCTGAAAAAGTCCAGCAAGAGGACACTTCCCGCTGACTGTGGTGACTCCTTGGCCAAGAGAGGCAGT TGCTCCCCATGGCCAGACAACGCCTATGTCAGCACCAACCAGGCAGCTACTCCCTCCTTTGCCTCTACGCCACTGTCCACATACACGACCTCCTCAGTACCAGACAG TGACTCGTCCTCTCCCAATCACCAGGCAGATTCTGGGAGCCATGGCAATTCGGAGGTCAGTCTGCTTCCTACACACCAGGAAAAAGTTCAATCATTG CAGCTGAGCCCTGCTGCGACAATACAAGAGACACAGAAGTGGCTACTGAAAAATCGCTTTAACTCCTACACGAGGCTCTTCTCTAACTTCTCAG GTTCTGATTTGTTAAAGCTAACCCGGGACGATCTGGTCCAGATTTGTGGTCCAGCAGATGGGATCAGACTCTTCAATGCCCTTAAATCCAG gtcaGTGCGTCCCAGGTTGACACTTTATGTCTGTCAGGAGTCACCTCAGGAGAGCCCCCTGGCGGAGAGACACGGCACCAGTGAAAATGGAGAACACAGCATCTCTTCTAGTTTACACG TGTATCATGCTCTGTACCTAGAGGAACTGACAGCTGCAGAACTGATCCGCAAGATggcgtgtgtgtgcagccttCCACTGGGAAAAATCAACCAGGTGTACAGACAGGGTCCGACAGGCATACACATCCTACTTAGTGACCAG ATGGTTTACAACTTGCCGGACGAGAGTTCCTATTTGATCAGCACTGTCAAAG ATGAATTGGGCGAAGGACTCCATCTAATCCTGAAGTAG
- the ubp1 gene encoding upstream-binding protein 1 isoform X3 translates to MLDNRKPGELPELNNKMVKSIVRVVFHDRRLQYTEHQQLEGWKWNRPGDRLLDIDIPMSVGIVEPKTHPSQLNAAEFLWDMNKRTSVFVQVHCISTEFTPRKHGGEKGVPFRIQIDTFALGDGGEYTEHLHSASCQIKVFKPKGADRKQKTDREKMEKRTAQEKEKYQPSYDTTILSETRLEPIIEDAGDHELKKSSKRTLPADCGDSLAKRGSCSPWPDNAYVSTNQAATPSFASTPLSTYTTSSVPDSDSSSPNHQADSGSHGNSEVSLLPTHQEKVQSLQLSPAATIQETQKWLLKNRFNSYTRLFSNFSGSDLLKLTRDDLVQICGPADGIRLFNALKSRSVRPRLTLYVCQESPQESPLAERHGTSENGEHSISSSLHVYHALYLEELTAAELIRKMACVCSLPLGKINQVYRQGPTGIHILLSDQMVYNLPDESSYLISTVKDELGEGLHLILK, encoded by the exons ATGTTGGACAACAGGAAGCCAGGGGAGTTACCAGAACTCAACAACAAGATGGTGAAG agcaTAGTGCGAGTGGTGTTCCATGACCGCCGGCTGCAGTACACAGAGCACCAGCAGCTGGAGGGCTGGAAGTGGAATCGTCCTGGCGACCGTCTCCTTGACATCG ATATCCCCATGTCAGTGGGTATTGTGGAGCCGAAAACTCACCCCTCCCAGCTCAATGCTGCAGAGTTCCTCTGGGACATGAACAAAAGaacttctgtttttgtgcag GTGCACTGTATCAGCACAGAGTTCACTCCCAGGAAGCATGGTGGAGAGAAGGGCGTCCCCTTCAGGATCCAGATCGACACGTTCGCCCTGGGAGACGGTGGAGAGTACACAGAGCACCTCCACTCTGCTTCCTGCCAAATCAAAGTCTTTAAG CCAAAGGGAGCAGACCGtaaacaaaagacagacagggagaagatggagaaacGCACAGCTCAAGAGAAGGAAAAGTACCAGCCTTCTTATGATACCACTATCTTGTCAGAG acgAGGCTTGAACCCATCATAGAGGATGCAGGCGACCACGAGCTGAAAAAGTCCAGCAAGAGGACACTTCCCGCTGACTGTGGTGACTCCTTGGCCAAGAGAGGCAGT TGCTCCCCATGGCCAGACAACGCCTATGTCAGCACCAACCAGGCAGCTACTCCCTCCTTTGCCTCTACGCCACTGTCCACATACACGACCTCCTCAGTACCAGACAG TGACTCGTCCTCTCCCAATCACCAGGCAGATTCTGGGAGCCATGGCAATTCGGAGGTCAGTCTGCTTCCTACACACCAGGAAAAAGTTCAATCATTG CAGCTGAGCCCTGCTGCGACAATACAAGAGACACAGAAGTGGCTACTGAAAAATCGCTTTAACTCCTACACGAGGCTCTTCTCTAACTTCTCAG GTTCTGATTTGTTAAAGCTAACCCGGGACGATCTGGTCCAGATTTGTGGTCCAGCAGATGGGATCAGACTCTTCAATGCCCTTAAATCCAG gtcaGTGCGTCCCAGGTTGACACTTTATGTCTGTCAGGAGTCACCTCAGGAGAGCCCCCTGGCGGAGAGACACGGCACCAGTGAAAATGGAGAACACAGCATCTCTTCTAGTTTACACG TGTATCATGCTCTGTACCTAGAGGAACTGACAGCTGCAGAACTGATCCGCAAGATggcgtgtgtgtgcagccttCCACTGGGAAAAATCAACCAGGTGTACAGACAGGGTCCGACAGGCATACACATCCTACTTAGTGACCAG ATGGTTTACAACTTGCCGGACGAGAGTTCCTATTTGATCAGCACTGTCAAAG ATGAATTGGGCGAAGGACTCCATCTAATCCTGAAGTAG